The following coding sequences lie in one Borreliella spielmanii genomic window:
- the rsmH gene encoding 16S rRNA (cytosine(1402)-N(4))-methyltransferase RsmH yields MTNNVFHFPVLLDAICRLIEDLPLKSNLIYIDSTLGEGVHAKAILEKYGFLSLVGIERDSQILERAKRFLRVFEGRITYFNDWFDNFFANYPLNVKANFILVDLGISMFHYKGSKKGFSFFEDEPLDMRLCSSCSISAAEIVNTFSRYDLESLIYNLSNEHYSRRISKAIVEYRKIKKIQTTKELQSIISKVYPFSKFKINPATKTFQALRIYVNDELARLKRSLPLWVENLAKDGILAIITFHSIEDRIVKDFFKSLSCDLYAKISKKPIIPSFDEIKKNKPSRSAKLRALKKYE; encoded by the coding sequence ATGACTAATAATGTTTTTCATTTTCCAGTACTTCTTGATGCGATTTGTAGGCTTATAGAAGATTTGCCTTTAAAAAGTAATTTAATATACATTGATTCTACTCTTGGAGAAGGTGTTCATGCAAAAGCGATTCTTGAGAAATATGGTTTTTTAAGTTTAGTTGGAATTGAAAGAGATTCTCAAATTTTAGAAAGAGCAAAGCGGTTTCTTCGTGTTTTTGAAGGGAGAATTACATATTTTAATGATTGGTTTGATAATTTTTTTGCCAATTATCCTTTAAATGTTAAAGCCAATTTTATTTTAGTTGATCTTGGTATTTCTATGTTTCATTATAAGGGGAGTAAAAAAGGATTTTCTTTTTTTGAAGATGAACCTTTAGATATGAGACTTTGTTCTTCTTGTAGTATTAGTGCTGCTGAGATTGTAAATACTTTTAGTAGGTATGATCTTGAAAGTTTAATTTACAATTTAAGTAATGAACATTATTCTAGAAGAATTTCTAAAGCTATTGTAGAATATCGAAAAATTAAAAAAATACAAACTACAAAAGAGTTGCAATCCATAATAAGTAAAGTTTATCCTTTTTCAAAATTTAAAATAAATCCAGCTACAAAAACTTTTCAAGCGTTAAGAATTTATGTTAATGATGAGCTTGCTAGGCTTAAAAGGAGTTTGCCTTTGTGGGTAGAAAATTTAGCTAAAGATGGAATTTTAGCTATTATTACGTTTCATTCCATAGAGGATCGTATTGTGAAAGATTTTTTTAAAAGTTTAAGCTGCGATTTATATGCTAAGATTTCAAAAAAGCCCATTATTCCAAGTTTTGATGAGATTAAAAAAAACAAACCTTCAAGGAGCGCGAAGCTTAGAGCTTTAAAAAAATATGAATAG